CCATTGAATGCCAGCACGGCCTGGCGGGCGTTTTTCTGATCAAACTTCGGTTTCCACTCAGCGTACCGCTGCACGTTCAGCTCGGATAGCGCCGCGCTCAGCTTCATCAGTCCCGCGATATCGTCGGCGCTCTTGGTTTTGAGCACTTTGATCAGCTCTGCGGAGCGTTTGATAAAAAGGGGCTGGGTATGGGTGTTGGTAGAAACAGGAGAGTCGTAATCGAGTTTTTTTGCAGGGGAAAGCAGGAAAAGCATGACGGACAACCTTGAATGGAATGTTTGATGAATCAGGAAAAAACGCCGCTTACCGTCAGGGGCCCGGAACGTCGTCAATACATCATGGCAAATCGGGTTGGCCTGCCGGCTACCGCCGCCCGGCAGGCTTGACCGCGATCATTTAAGCTGCAGGAGCCAGGCGCGCCACACCACCCATATAGGGACGCAATACCTCAGGAATCTCGATGCTGCCGTCGGCCTGCTGATAGTTTTCAATAAGCGCCACCAGTGTGCGTCCTACTGCCAGGCCAGAGCCGTTAAGCGTATGCAGATATTCGGTTTTGCCCTGTTCGTTACGGAACCGCGCCTGCAGGCGTCGAGCCTGGAAGGCTTCGCAATTGGAGACAGAAGAAATCTCGCGCCAGGTGTTCTGTGCCGGAATCCAGACTTCCAGATCATAAGTTTTGGCTGCGCCAAAACCCATATCACCAGTGCACAACTGCATGACACGGTAAGGCAGTTGCAGCAACTGCAGCACTTTTTCAGCATGCCCCACCATTTGCTCCAGCGCATCATAGGAGGTATCCGGATGGACAATCTGCACCATTTCCACTTTGTCGAACTGATGCTGACGGATCATGCCCCGGGTGTCGCGACCGCCGCTGCCGGCTTCAGAGCGAAAACACGGTGTATGCGCCGTCAGGCGCAAAGGCAGACTGGCGCCGGGCACTATTTCGTTCTTGACCGTGGCGGTCAACGTAATTTCCGATGTGGAGATCAAATAAAGATCTTCCTTTTCTATCGGCTTGCCCTGCTGGTCGGTCTGGGGTTCGTCTTCGCCGCCTTTGGTCACCCAGAACATATCGTCCTTGAACTTGGGCAACTGACCGGTGCCCAGCAGGGTTGAACTATTGACAATGTACGGTGTGTAGCATTCGGTATAGCCATGCTCGCTCGTGTGCAAGTCCAGCATGAACTGGGCCAGCGCGCGATGCAGGCGCGCCATGCCGCCGCGCATGAAAGAAAAGCGCGCACCGGTGAGCTTGACTGCCGTATCAAATTCCAGGCCAAGGCGTTCGCCCACCGTCACATGATCCTGGGTCTCAAAACCCTTGGCTGGCGGTTCGCTGTGATCAGTCACGTAGCCCGCCTGGGTACCCAGCCAGCGCCGGACCTCGACGTTATCGTCACTGTCTTTGCCCTGGGGTACGGAGCTGTGCGGCAGGTTGGGAATCGTCATAAGCCAGCCGTCCAGCTCGCTGCGAATACCAGCCAGTTCTTCTTCCAGCGCCTTGAGTTTGCCGGGCAGCGCCTGCGATTCGGCCATGACGGCACTGGCGTCTTCCCCACGCGACTTGAGCTGACCGATTTGCTTGGCCAGCGCGTTGCGCTGCGCCTGCAAGGTCTCGGTCTGGATTTGCACGTCTTTGCGCCGGGCTTCGAGCTGGTTGAAGCGGGCCTCGTCAAAATCGACGTTGCGGCGCTTGAGCGCAGCGATGACAAGGGGAAGCTCTTTTCGCAATAAAACAGGATCTAACATGATTTTTTTCTGGTTTCGTGTGGGAGAAGTATAGGGTAATCATTATATACAGCTATACGCGCCCGGTGGGGCCGCAAGCCGAACAACACGCGCGCCGCTTGCTGCAAGTGCGTCGCTATTGGTTCTTGCAGAAGACTCGCCACCAAAATTACGGAACAGATCGATTAAGGTGCAGCCCGGGTTTCCGATTTCATGTTCTTGTTATGGCGTTTGTCCGCGTCGGGCGCCGCCAGTTTCCAGTTTTTATTTCTACTGAGTTTTTCCCACCCCGGTGTAGGTGCCGGGGCGGCATGGGCTTGCCCCTGCGGCTTTTGATCTGTCTTGCCTTTGCCATCCATGCTCATATCTGCCGCCGTTGCAGCATGCATCCCCAGCGCCAATGCGACGGCACTGACCAGTGTCGCTATACCGGTATTTCTCATATTCTCGCTCCTGTTATTGAAAACGCGCGCTGCCGGACATTGCGCCCGGCGCCAATGGCAAATACGTATGCGGCAGCCAGGGCTGATCGATAACCGCTGCAGGCAATATCTACCTCAAAGCCCAGGTTGCGCAAAGGATGGTTTTATTACATCCCCTTGCGACATATAGTACGCCC
Above is a window of Advenella kashmirensis WT001 DNA encoding:
- the serS gene encoding serine--tRNA ligase, which codes for MLDPVLLRKELPLVIAALKRRNVDFDEARFNQLEARRKDVQIQTETLQAQRNALAKQIGQLKSRGEDASAVMAESQALPGKLKALEEELAGIRSELDGWLMTIPNLPHSSVPQGKDSDDNVEVRRWLGTQAGYVTDHSEPPAKGFETQDHVTVGERLGLEFDTAVKLTGARFSFMRGGMARLHRALAQFMLDLHTSEHGYTECYTPYIVNSSTLLGTGQLPKFKDDMFWVTKGGEDEPQTDQQGKPIEKEDLYLISTSEITLTATVKNEIVPGASLPLRLTAHTPCFRSEAGSGGRDTRGMIRQHQFDKVEMVQIVHPDTSYDALEQMVGHAEKVLQLLQLPYRVMQLCTGDMGFGAAKTYDLEVWIPAQNTWREISSVSNCEAFQARRLQARFRNEQGKTEYLHTLNGSGLAVGRTLVALIENYQQADGSIEIPEVLRPYMGGVARLAPAA